The Carnobacterium divergens genome includes a window with the following:
- a CDS encoding sigma 54-interacting transcriptional regulator has protein sequence MKRIQIIYEVLKKQGIKGLTTKDVASLTSFSRNNVSSDLNELVRMGKARKEMGKPVYYFPKEEKKTLPKEVGFDLFLIENPSLSKAIEQAKAAVLYPPNGMNTLLLGETGTGKSMFAEMLFSFGKEMKRFTQNEQLISFNCADYSHNPQMLLAQLFGVKKNAFTGANEDRKGLIELADQGVLFLDEVHRLPPEGQEMLFTFMDKGTFRRLGETENERSSQVMIVAATTENPTATLLETFVRRMPMVIKLPNLKSRQLEERFALIKYFINQESAKLKEPITVSVNSLRAFLSYECKHNIGELKSDVQLACAKAYAEYLSNHAKKIQISALDLSEKVNAGLLLEVQHRKLWNKIIGINQRYFEFSGDATHYLEEPIDQQDIYELIDHKKIELTHLGISGKKLEENLNKEIHLYFEEYMNQTKKNANQRYIEKLVDQRIIASVERMIQYAESQLETVFGNRIFYGLALHLEKAVSRVKKNHYYENQLFENTEKSYPREYQVSCDCIRLFNQEFEIELPISEANYLTLFFAYGNHTKKQVQEEVRVFVVTHGESTATSIVNTVNQLLGEEYGIGFDVPLSEKPQDSLLRIKAYIQTHQIKAPILFMVDMGSLNTFGNEISKTFGIDTQTIQLVSTLHVLEAVRKSMLGYPLQTVYKETLAVNLLIEEEIQEHSKKNSVKFAIVTICTTGEGTAKILKNILKTEVRFDEEMLEVIAINLIDKEDIYSRLASLSQTYEIICIVSPFHLAFQYPHFDLVEVIEKSKIQEIQQLVDLAETYGKLGKTLAGQLKYVDSEEVVIDVKKLITALTIQFSIESNLNVLIGFAFHLACMIDREFGGEKGTEFLDKEFFMRKHADEIQLIQEALRSIEYKYQIKISEDEVCYMVSFFINTH, from the coding sequence ATGAAACGAATTCAGATAATTTATGAGGTGCTAAAAAAACAAGGAATTAAGGGTTTAACCACAAAAGATGTAGCGAGTTTAACGTCATTTAGTCGTAATAACGTAAGTTCTGATTTGAATGAACTTGTGAGAATGGGAAAAGCGCGTAAAGAGATGGGAAAACCAGTATATTATTTTCCAAAGGAAGAAAAGAAAACGCTACCTAAAGAGGTAGGATTCGACTTATTTTTAATTGAAAATCCCTCATTGTCCAAAGCAATTGAGCAAGCTAAAGCGGCTGTTTTATATCCCCCCAATGGCATGAATACCTTACTATTAGGTGAAACTGGAACAGGGAAATCAATGTTTGCTGAAATGTTATTTTCATTTGGAAAAGAAATGAAGCGCTTTACTCAAAATGAGCAGTTAATTAGTTTTAATTGTGCTGACTATAGCCACAACCCTCAAATGCTTTTAGCGCAATTATTTGGCGTGAAAAAAAATGCCTTTACTGGAGCCAATGAAGATCGTAAAGGCTTGATTGAATTAGCAGACCAAGGTGTACTGTTCTTAGATGAAGTCCATCGATTACCACCAGAAGGTCAAGAAATGTTGTTTACTTTTATGGATAAAGGAACGTTTAGAAGACTAGGAGAAACAGAAAACGAACGCAGCTCACAGGTGATGATTGTAGCAGCGACAACTGAAAATCCAACAGCTACTTTATTAGAAACCTTCGTTAGAAGAATGCCCATGGTAATTAAATTGCCAAATCTTAAAAGTCGACAGTTAGAAGAACGATTTGCACTCATTAAGTATTTTATCAATCAAGAATCAGCTAAATTAAAAGAGCCAATTACCGTTTCCGTAAATTCATTAAGAGCTTTTTTAAGTTACGAGTGCAAACATAATATCGGAGAGTTAAAGTCAGATGTGCAATTGGCCTGTGCCAAAGCGTATGCAGAGTACTTATCCAACCACGCAAAAAAGATTCAAATCTCAGCATTGGATTTATCTGAAAAAGTAAACGCTGGATTATTGTTGGAAGTTCAACACCGTAAACTTTGGAATAAAATTATTGGCATTAACCAGCGGTATTTTGAATTTTCAGGAGATGCTACACACTATTTAGAAGAACCGATTGATCAGCAGGATATTTATGAATTGATTGACCATAAAAAAATTGAATTAACGCATTTAGGGATTAGCGGAAAAAAACTAGAAGAGAATTTAAACAAGGAGATTCATCTGTACTTTGAAGAATACATGAATCAAACAAAGAAAAACGCCAATCAACGCTATATTGAAAAATTAGTAGATCAACGTATTATTGCGAGTGTAGAACGAATGATTCAATATGCGGAAAGTCAGTTGGAGACGGTGTTTGGAAATCGTATTTTTTATGGCTTGGCGTTACATCTTGAAAAGGCAGTATCTCGTGTTAAAAAGAATCATTATTACGAAAATCAGCTATTTGAAAATACTGAAAAAAGCTATCCACGAGAATATCAAGTTTCTTGTGACTGTATTCGGTTATTTAATCAAGAGTTTGAAATTGAATTGCCAATCAGCGAAGCCAATTATCTAACCTTGTTCTTTGCATATGGCAATCATACTAAAAAACAAGTTCAAGAAGAAGTACGAGTTTTTGTAGTCACTCATGGTGAATCAACAGCAACATCAATTGTGAATACAGTCAATCAATTATTAGGTGAAGAATACGGGATTGGATTTGACGTGCCGCTATCTGAAAAACCACAAGACTCGCTTCTTCGAATTAAAGCGTATATTCAAACGCATCAAATCAAGGCGCCTATTTTGTTTATGGTGGATATGGGATCGTTAAATACTTTTGGAAATGAGATTAGTAAGACCTTTGGGATAGATACTCAAACGATCCAATTAGTTTCTACGCTACATGTGTTAGAAGCAGTTCGAAAATCCATGTTGGGCTATCCCTTGCAAACAGTCTATAAGGAAACCCTTGCCGTGAATCTTTTGATTGAGGAAGAAATTCAAGAACATAGTAAAAAAAATTCGGTTAAATTTGCCATCGTAACAATTTGTACAACGGGTGAAGGGACGGCGAAAATCTTAAAAAACATACTAAAAACAGAAGTGCGTTTTGACGAAGAAATGCTTGAGGTCATTGCAATCAATTTAATTGACAAGGAAGATATTTATTCAAGACTAGCCAGTTTGTCCCAGACTTATGAAATTATCTGTATAGTGAGTCCTTTTCATTTAGCTTTTCAATACCCTCATTTTGATTTAGTAGAGGTGATTGAAAAATCTAAAATCCAGGAGATTCAGCAATTAGTTGATTTGGCAGAAACCTATGGGAAATTAGGAAAAACACTAGCTGGACAGTTGAAATATGTTGATTCAGAGGAAGTCGTGATAGATGTAAAGAAACTGATCACAGCTCTAACAATTCAATTTTCGATCGAATCAAATTTAAATGTGTTGATTGGATTTGCTTTTCATTTAGCGTGTATGATTGACCGAGAGTTTGGTGGCGAAAAAGGGACAGAATTTTTAGATAAAGAATTTTTCATGAGAAAACATGCAGATGAAATTCAATTAATTCAAGAAGCACTAAGAAGTATTGAATACAAATATCAAATCAAAATCAGTGAAGATGAAGTGTGTTACATGGTTTCATTTTTTATTAATACACATTAA
- a CDS encoding PTS sugar transporter subunit IIB, whose product MEIKITLVCAGGMSTSILVQKMQKAATEFYPNDTIHIVASAESKFKKLADETDILLLGPQVMYMKKKIEEQYADKGFPIVVINSVDYGMINGEKILNEAIHLVRK is encoded by the coding sequence ATGGAAATCAAAATAACGCTCGTATGTGCAGGTGGAATGTCTACAAGCATTCTAGTTCAAAAAATGCAAAAAGCAGCAACTGAATTTTATCCTAATGATACGATTCATATCGTGGCTTCAGCAGAAAGCAAGTTTAAAAAATTAGCAGATGAAACGGATATTTTATTGCTAGGCCCGCAAGTAATGTATATGAAGAAGAAAATCGAAGAACAGTACGCAGATAAAGGCTTTCCAATCGTTGTTATTAATAGTGTCGATTACGGCATGATAAATGGTGAAAAAATATTAAATGAAGCAATCCATTTAGTCAGAAAATAA
- a CDS encoding PTS lactose/cellobiose transporter subunit IIA, whose translation MNLEQAVMQIIVGAGNARSLAMEAIDIAQSGDIQKAKAKLEEANEKLNEAHNGQTALLTKEASGEGVEITLLLIHGQDHLMNAITVRDLADKFVGLYDKMRGN comes from the coding sequence ATGAATTTAGAGCAAGCAGTGATGCAGATTATTGTAGGGGCAGGAAATGCAAGAAGTTTAGCAATGGAAGCAATTGACATAGCCCAATCAGGTGACATTCAAAAAGCAAAAGCAAAATTAGAAGAAGCCAATGAAAAATTAAATGAGGCCCATAATGGTCAGACAGCGTTACTTACAAAAGAAGCTAGCGGCGAAGGCGTTGAAATTACACTGCTTTTGATTCACGGGCAAGACCATTTAATGAACGCGATTACGGTTCGTGATTTAGCAGATAAATTTGTTGGGTTATATGACAAGATGAGGGGGAATTAA